The following coding sequences lie in one Ictalurus furcatus strain D&B chromosome 7, Billie_1.0, whole genome shotgun sequence genomic window:
- the rgs13 gene encoding regulator of G-protein signaling 13: MPSLPRTTNELDNMTKEERPSQSQRNDFKWRLQRKILRSQMSEKHKPVESQQWSQSLETLLRSKSGKTTFQAFLKSEFSDENIEFWMICEDFKKIKCTSRLSSRAKKIFERYIQAEAPKEINIDHKTREHIKQNVQTPTRYCFDEAQKIVFSLMEKDSYPRFLRSDFYRTLLESVA, encoded by the exons ATGCCAAGCTTGCCACGAACCACAAACGAACTGGACAATATGACCAAGGAAGAGAGGCCATCACAATCTCA GAGGAATGACTTTAAGTGGCGGCTTCAGCGCAAGATCCTGAGAAGCCAAATGTCAGAGAA ACATAAACCTGTGGAGAGCCAGCAATGGTCACAATCTCTAGAAACTCTTCTTAGATCAAAAT CTGGTAAAACAACTTTCCAGGCCTTTCTCAAGTCTGAGTTCAGTGATGAGAACATTGAATTCTGGATGATCTGTGAGGACTTCAAGAAAATCAAGTGCACCTCTAGGCTAAGCTCCAGAGCCAAGAAGATATTCGAACGCTACATCCAGGCTGAAGCTCCAAAagag ATCAACATTGACCATAAAACCCGGGAGCACATCAAACAGAATGTGCAGACCCCAACAAGGTATTGCTTTGACGAGGCCCAGAAGATCGTCTTTAGCCTTATGGAAAAGGACTCGTACCCCAGGTTCCTCCGTTCTGACTTCTACAGAACCCTTCTGGAATCAGTCGCATAA